A single region of the Winslowiella toletana genome encodes:
- a CDS encoding ASCH domain-containing protein — translation MGNALAILQDKYPGAFSWSFGDTAELADELAELVIKGIKTASCCSFDSYSKETTPPVVGSYSIILNSAGEPACVIRTVAMRLVRYCDVTASQARLEGEGDLSLNHWRAGHQQFFQRAGTFSEDMELVFEEFQLIEIV, via the coding sequence ATGGGCAACGCTCTCGCAATTCTGCAAGATAAATATCCCGGTGCATTTAGCTGGTCATTTGGTGATACAGCGGAACTGGCTGATGAGCTGGCAGAGCTGGTAATTAAAGGTATCAAGACCGCCAGCTGTTGTTCTTTCGACTCTTACAGCAAAGAGACAACGCCGCCCGTGGTGGGCAGTTACAGCATCATTCTGAACAGTGCAGGAGAGCCAGCTTGTGTGATCAGAACCGTAGCGATGCGGCTGGTACGCTACTGCGACGTCACTGCATCACAAGCCAGACTGGAGGGCGAAGGCGATCTTAGCCTTAATCACTGGCGAGCCGGACATCAGCAATTTTTTCAGCGTGCAGGCACATTTTCTGAAGATATGGAGCTGGTTTTTGAGGAATTTCAGCTGATTGAAATCGTTTAA
- the yghX gene encoding YghX family hydrolase, translated as MTRLTAKDFSPELLELYDHYVHGKITKREFLSLASKFAVGGTAAAVLGALMPNYALAEQVEFTDPDIVAEYIEYPSPGGHQKVRGYWVRPAAATGPVPAVVVVHENRGLNPYIEDVARRVAKAGFIALAPDGLSSVGGYPGNDEKGRELQQAIDATRLMNDFFAAIEFLMQHKQVNGNVGITGFCYGGGVSNAAAVAYPELKAAVPFYGRQPKAEDVARIKAPLLIHYAELDTRINEGWPAYEAALKANNKNYQAYIYPGVHHGFHNDSTPRYDKPAADLAWDRTINWFREYLM; from the coding sequence ATGACCCGTCTGACGGCAAAAGACTTCTCTCCGGAACTGCTTGAGCTTTACGATCACTATGTGCACGGCAAAATTACCAAGCGCGAATTTCTCTCGCTGGCCTCTAAATTTGCAGTCGGTGGCACGGCGGCGGCGGTATTGGGGGCGCTGATGCCCAATTACGCTTTAGCTGAGCAGGTTGAATTTACCGATCCTGATATTGTTGCGGAATACATTGAATATCCGTCGCCTGGTGGTCATCAGAAAGTGCGGGGATATTGGGTGCGGCCTGCTGCGGCCACCGGGCCGGTTCCGGCGGTGGTGGTGGTGCATGAAAATCGCGGGCTGAATCCCTATATTGAGGATGTGGCGCGCCGGGTTGCCAAAGCCGGATTTATTGCGCTGGCACCGGACGGACTCAGTTCCGTAGGCGGTTACCCGGGTAATGATGAAAAAGGGCGTGAACTGCAACAGGCGATTGATGCCACCAGACTGATGAATGATTTCTTCGCCGCGATTGAATTTTTGATGCAGCATAAGCAGGTAAACGGCAATGTTGGTATTACCGGTTTTTGTTACGGCGGCGGCGTATCGAATGCGGCGGCGGTGGCCTATCCGGAATTAAAAGCAGCGGTGCCATTTTATGGGCGTCAGCCGAAAGCCGAAGATGTCGCGCGCATTAAAGCGCCATTACTCATTCACTACGCCGAGCTGGATACGCGAATTAACGAGGGCTGGCCTGCTTATGAAGCGGCGCTGAAAGCCAATAATAAAAACTATCAGGCGTATATTTATCCGGGCGTACATCATGGTTTTCATAATGACTCGACGCCGCGCTACGATAAGCCAGCGGCGGATCTCGCCTGGGACCGAACCATCAATTGGTTCCGCGAATATCTGATGTAA